A single window of Carassius auratus strain Wakin unplaced genomic scaffold, ASM336829v1 scaf_tig00023947, whole genome shotgun sequence DNA harbors:
- the LOC113078022 gene encoding integumentary mucin C.1-like: MVTSTTSINPTTTVILQLDTSTTSTSSTSTALLHTVTSTTSTSPTITDHLQPFMSTTYTSSTSTVSLQPVTSTTFTGSTSTAPLLTVTSTTSTSPTTTDNLPPFTSATYTSYTSTVPLPQITSTSIYRSYFY, translated from the exons ATGGTCACTTCCACAACATCTATCAATCCCACTACTACAG TTATTTTACAACTGGACACATCCACAACATCTACTAGTTCTACTTCAACAG CTCTTTTACACACAGTCACTTCCACAACATCTACCAGTCCCACTATTACAG ATCATCTACAACCATTCATGTCCACAACATACACTAGTTCTACTTCAACAG tCTCTTTACAGCCAGTCACTTCCACAACATTTACTGGTTCTACTTCTACAG CTCCTTTACTCACGGTCACTTCCACAACATCTACCAGTCCCACTACTACAG ATAATTTACCACCATTCACGTCAGCAACATACACTAGTTACACTTCAACTG TTCCTTTACCGCAAATCACGTCCACGAGCATTTACAGGTCATACTTCTACAG
- the LOC113078023 gene encoding integumentary mucin C.1-like: protein MVTSTTSINPTTTVILQLDTSTTSTSSTSTAPLLTVTSPTSTSPTITDHLQSFMSTTYTSSSSTVSLQPVTSTTFTGSTSTAPLHMVTSTTSTSPTTTGECVAELECGFQEKLLLIPVCKINTMFKQT from the exons ATGGTCACTTCCACAACATCTATCAATCCCACTACTACAG TTATTTTACAACTGGACACTTCCACAACATCTACTAGTTCTACTTCAACAG CTCCTTTACTCACGGTCACTTCCCCAACATCTACCAGTCCCACTATTACAG ATCATTTACAATCATTCATGTCCACAACATACACTAGTTCTTCTTCAACAG tCTCTTTACAGCCAGTCACTTCCACAACATTTACTGGTTCTACTTCTACAG CTCCTTTACACATGGTCACTTCCACAACATCTACCAGTCCCACTACTACAGGTGAATGTGTAGCTGAACTGGAATGTGGCTTTCAAGAGAAGCTCCTACTAATACCCGTCTGCAAGATAAACACAATGTTTAAGCAGACTTAA